In Corynebacterium frankenforstense DSM 45800, the DNA window TCTTCAAGATCTGGCGCAAGCGCCGCGCCGCCGAGACGCCCGCGCGCGTCAACTGATCCCCCGTCCCTCACCTCAAGAAAGGCATCCCATGGAAACTCTCGCCGGATCCTACGTCATCGGCCTCATCGGCGGCGCGCTGTTCGTCATCGCCTTCGCCGGCCTCAACTTCGGCCTGCTCAAGTCGGACTCCTACATCTACCAGGGCCTGAACTTCCTCGGCGGCGCGGCCTTCGTCTACACCGCCATCAAGCCCTTCAACGTCGGCCTCTTCGTCACCGAGTTCGTCTGGGCCGTCGTCGGCCTCTACGGCATCTGGCTGGCCTACCGCACCTCTCGGCGCCGCAG includes these proteins:
- a CDS encoding CBU_0592 family membrane protein, whose protein sequence is METLAGSYVIGLIGGALFVIAFAGLNFGLLKSDSYIYQGLNFLGGAAFVYTAIKPFNVGLFVTEFVWAVVGLYGIWLAYRTSRRRSEAPTAEEVPPNTPA